Part of the Etheostoma cragini isolate CJK2018 chromosome 8, CSU_Ecrag_1.0, whole genome shotgun sequence genome, TTGCCTTCCTACCTGGTacactgcgtttgggtcctccttccgcccCCACCACAACAATAGGCATAGTGATACAACACCTGAGAAAGAAGAGCCCATTGACCAACTCTCTAATTCTTGCTGGAGGTAGTCAGATGGCCCCTCTCCTCCTACTCTGTCAAATGCTGAAAAATCATCAACACTCTACACCACCAATATCATTCTTGCTAATGCAGTCCCTACACGGAACTTCCACAGCACAGAAAACTAAGACAGGTTACATCAGGTTGAAACAGATTACAACTGGGCACTAGTTTAAAGTATTCTACTGTCATTGAACAGGGAGAGCTAGTATGTCAGCTACTTGGACATGGCTTCTGCCTGTTGTTCAAAACTGAATACATGGAAGGAAATCAGAAGTTTTACAGTGCTACACGTGCtctgcacacatacagtcaGTCAATTATAGAATAGAAAAGCAGCAGGCAAAGGTTTGGAGGATTTTGTAATATTTGACAGGTTGCAAAACACTCAAAATCATCTGCTCACTGTGAAGTGTGTTAACAGTGGCAAACAGAGAACCGATAGTGTCCTGATTAATGTGAAGACATGGTGGACTTGATAAAAATGCAGACTCAGGAGAGAACTGATGAAGACATAGAAGAAGAAATGCGCACCCAATTGTTGGCAGATCTCCTTAAACATACGAAAGATAGTATTTGCACAGAATAATTTATTATCAGACCATTTCTTAATAACTTTTGAATCCTTATTACCCAACTTTACGGCATACAAGTTTTTACACTAGATGCCAGCTGGTAGGACTATAGCTAAATATAAGGAAGTAATTCCAATGACATTTAATTCAATGCCATGTCTTTATATAACAGAGGACGCCTATGTTAACTTTAGTCCCGCCCAAATTTATCCTTTTGGAGACAGTGCTTGCTACGGACGACTTTAGACTCTGCTGCTCCtctcaaaaagaagatgaaaaggaaaagagcaCCTTGGTATTACCTCCGAActcacaaatgaaaacaaacttgCAAAAACTTGAAATTATTGATCTATTCAGTTACAACACATATCTGATGAAAAAAGtatatgttgtgttttgataGATTGTCATTATGTAAAGTCAAAAACCATTGCTGTTTCATAATCCCTATCCCTCTAATATGAGCACCACTTTCTATACAGTTAtattatagtacagtatagtacagtaaTAATAGCAGTCAAACATCACTAACTTCATAAATCATTATTGTAGATCGTAATATTATTAGTATGTATTATGCTTTGCATGGGTTCTGGGCCCTCAGATTTTAAAACCGCTGTTATTAAACCGCtgcttaaaaacaaataatgaccCACAAATTCTTAACAGTGACAGGCCGATCCCTAATCTACCGTGTGTGTCAAAACGCGTTGACCAGGCTGTTGCGAGCCAACTTCCTTCTTCAACAAcaatatttttaatacattttaatctgGCTTCAGTTTCCATCACTCAACTGAAACAACCTTTAACAAAGTAGTTAAAAGATCTATTAACTACTAAAATCTATTAACTATTAAAATCCTTGAGCTGATAGCAGCTTTTGACCCTGTGGAACACAGCATACCCTTACACTGTTTGGAGAATTATATTGGTGTACAGGAGACAGCCCTCTCATGGTTTTAGTCATATTTATCAAACACAACTGAACATGTACactacaataataaaaactgacTCCTCTAGAGTGAAATCTGGTGTACCCCAGGTATCGGTCCTTGGCCCAATGCTCTTTTTTATCTATATGCTTTTCTTTGCTAACATTATTAGCAAACATAATTTTATATCACTGCTATGCTGATGATACCCAGCTATGTGTGCCTGTAGAGCCAAACAACCTTTCTCAACTCCTAAATTTAGAAGCATGTGTATCAGAAATAAAAGGAGGGGCGGGTATGAACTTTCTGCTGAAAATGCTAATAAAACAGGATTATTAGAAGTAACACCACCCACACAAGAATATGTGTATTAATATTGATGGCTTTATTATCTCTGAAGGCTCAAGCATCAAAATCCTTGGtgtcatattttttattcatgcctGACATTTCAGTCTCAAATCAAGGCCATTATGAAGACacttttctgcatcagtaaCATTGGAATTTAACCCATCTTTTAATTGTATGAGACTACAATGTACTGCATCCATTTATGTCTCCCTGCCTTTTTACTTGTCTTCCAAACTGTACCACTATAGACCTTCAACTTTCAAGCTCAGAACACTGCAGCCAGACTCCTAACAGAAACTAGATAATATGATCATTTCACAACCGTTGTTGCCTCTCTTCACCGGCTCCCAGTTCTAGAGCTGATTTTAAGGAGGTTCTGCTTTAAACATATGAGGCCCTGCATGGACTAGCACCACTTTATTTATCTGATCTTATAACACCACGAACACCGGCATGCACTCCACTTCCTTGTTGCTGGTATCCAGGTTATTCCCCTTGTAAACAAAATCTTTGGTTATGGACCATTCTCCTACCGTGCCCCTTATCTTTGGAATGGCCCCCTacaacatgttgacattttttaatctaaattgAAAATCGACGTCTACTCATTATATTATAGCCAATCATAGCATACCATCCTTTGGGTGTCATTCACAGACAAATCTTTTCAGTTATTGTCTTATGTGGTTCGGTTTGTATAGTTCATTATAATACTTTACTGCTGTTTAATtggtttgttgctgtgtgttatTTAATTCTAAAATGCATTGAGACCAATTATAACAGtcattttacaattaaaataaactgtagtgatcaattgattgattgattgatttagaCTATCCTCCACACTGCTGAGTGTCCTGTCATTAGTGTTACTTTGGGCGCCTggattgctcagttggtagagtgggtgcccatatacagaggtttactttTTGatgcagcgggcccaggtttgactccaacctgtgtACCTTggctgcatgccattccccctctctctcctttcatgtcttcttctgtcctatccaaataaaggctgaaaatgccccaaaacatcATCTTAACAAGTGTTACTTCATCACTTGATGGTGAGGGGCCATTGACACGCATCAGTTTGGAAAAgggcatttttcactttttttttttgatgcagCTAACCACACAGGTACAGACTGAACTGAGATCCATTTTTACCAGGTCTGTTCATATATCCTTCACTTTTTTGGTACCCTNNNNNNNNNNNNNNNNNNNNNNNNNNNNNNNNNNNNNNNNNNNNNNNNNNNNNNNNNNNNNNNNNNNNNNNNNNNNNNNNNNNNNNNNNNNNNNNNNNNNaaggatttctaaggaggtcgacctttctgttacaGTGTAACATCTGCTAAAGCCAGCAGACTCCATGGAAATAAagatatgtttctttttcacttttgaagAGGTTTTACAAGTGTTAgtgggttagctcagttggtagagaagGTGCACATataggtttactcctcgatgcataaggtccagggtttgagtccgacccgTGACtattttctgcatgtcttccccctctctctcacctttcatatctagctgtcctatccattGAAGGTGGAAAtgcccaaaataatctttaaaaagaggCGTTACAGAGGCCTACCTCTGAAGGgattctttccataatgttgtcagacacttagaataataatctgagtaaatggtaaaacatttaatgaaaagaattgACTGattgaaaatcagcagtttgcttcaatataaTATTTGGTCTCTAGAGAgtactagaaaaaaaacaaaggtaagTAACAGTAATAAAGAATAGTGTGACTGATCCTGCttctctccagcatcatgcagaaggttttcttcatcacattggatgtctgcatcatctctaaatactaatacATGTGgtttttccattgctttcactTCCATTACTTTCTAAAAAACAGTAAGATAATTGTGtagtgttttcacatttggtttttatagctgtgtatgtaacccCAGACATCTGACCcacatgtgactccagttgTGTCCACTGTGgtttagcaattgaaaaaaacctAAGATGTATACGTATGTTTCCTTGATTGATGTGTTAGGCTATATTAGGTTGCCACAAAATGAAtgtcagggttagggttggtcatgtaactgaaaaaaagttgtgtgtgtgtgtgtgtgtgtgtgtgtgtgtgtgtgagatacatacatacaggtaTTAAACGGTCCAGGCTGGCTGCTGTGATCCTTGGACTCCTGTGTGTGCTACAAGCTGCTGTCATCatttcccttcttctttctctctgtgggTATTCTGAACTTGTTACTAATTTATAATCTCACCATCTTTCACAGTAAAGTGTTAACAGAAACACTTCAGTTCCAGTAAAGTCATTCTCTTACAAGTTATGATGATCATTTGCTCCAAGAGCATTTAGAATCATTATTATCACTGTGCTGTAGGGTTGGACAACAATGTCATTTTTgatatacttttttaaattttaaaacaatattatttacAACACTCACCATATTCTTACAGTAAACCTTTTAATCAGTTTTAGTCGTGAACAATAATTTACTAGATTTTAATCAAGAGAGCAatgttgtaaattgtgttttatatttattaatctctttattttcataatccAATTGAAGAGAGACTGAGAGTCCAATATTGGGTAAATGTCCCTGTAAAGTTCCTAGTTACACACCACTGTCTTAAAGTTTCTATCCCAGTCAGCATCATTAAGTAACAAAGATTAAAGTTGTTTGTAACGCTGTAGAAGAAGATCAGAAATCATTGTTCTGTGTTCTTGgctgttaaaatgaaatgaacctCTTACAACCTAAAGTCTGGGTCCCTCATATGATACCGCCAACATCCAGATGTGTCACTGACACCGCCTCGGCTCTGTGTTTCTTAGAGAATACAAACTACCATTAATCTGATTCTGTTCTAATAATGATAACCTCTCCTCTCATAATGACAGTTTCAGAGAGAGACGAGTTCAAGAGAACCAACTTTGGTGAGTACGATGATAAAACTACTCCACTAATCAGGGTTTAGATCTGAAGGAGTGTTGTCGAACAGTGTGACACTTGCTGGAGCATTGTATCGCTATTGTTTGGTCAAGGGCTAACTCCTTTTATATCTTCTCCTCAGTAACCCCCGTCCCTACTGTGCCCGCTTCTGCCGCATAACAACACCCGTTATTATCAGCGGGGCGGTTGTTTTGGTCTATGCTAAAACGAATTACTAGTTTATCACTTCCCTGAAAGTGTAAATGCTAGATTCTCGATCCACTCACAGTGATTTGCTAATTCGACATTTtagaattcattcattttttttgttttactagagacacacacacccttgctaAATTAAAGGGCCCCCGCCTGGATCAGTGAAACCGGAGGCGAGGCAAGAGGCCTTTTCTGATATTACCCCAGATGTCCCCAACTGACGGGCTTTTTGTCCCCCTGTATATTTTAAGCACAGCCCGAGGGGATCTTTACaacaaatgatttttctttagtACTCACAGTCAGGAACCGTTCCTCCCTGGGTCCCCGGAGGTCCCCTCCTTCTCAAGGACGCCCGCTAGCCTTTATTGTTCGCAGTTCCGAGAGAGGCTAAGCGCTCGATGGCTCTCTCAATTAAATGACTAAAATCAAATACTAAatctaaaaactaaaatcttttGGTCCCCTAGCTCACAACAAGCTCAGGTAGTTTTATTTGTTAGTGAATAAtcaaaaacaaggacaaaatcCAGTAATAAACTTTTCCCATCCTGCCCTATAagcaaaaaatatcaaaaagcagggaacagaaaaaaaaaaaaacggtaagTGGGTAAGCTTAAAGAGCTTAAAGAGAGTCCACATCCAACTCATATTGATAGTCCTAGTCAAGGCTAATCACACAGGTGGCCATAGCAGAAGACATGTTCAGACAAGATCCACTGTCACAGTGAGTGTGACCCTTAGCACGCGTAAAAGTCACACCTAATGCCTATTGTATAGTTTTATCTGTTTCTAAGATTCAGTTCATACATAtatcaaaacaatatatatCATCGGTTACATAGCACACTTCAAGCAGTACATATATTTTAGCTTTGTGTTTTGGAGTTTTCAACTGAACCTTCGTTCAACAGTGTATAGTAAGTCCAAGCAAGGTAAATAAAGTTGTTACGTGTGTtaaatatgatataaatatCCCAGTTAAATCCTGTCGGTGAGGACTGATGAGATGATTTCTCAGACAGAACACTGAAGTGACAGACAGGAGCAGAAAAATTGTAAAAGAAGAGTGGATAACGGGGACTTTACTTCATCATGTGGACAGATACATTAATCTGAATCAATATTAATGCTGCTCTGTGTATCTGTTGCATATCTATAACAGAAATTGTTTTGCTAACACATCAACCAATGACAACTTCACAAGGTAATGGTTGTTGTGTGTTATCATGTTCCAGAAgtctatccccccccccccccacccccaccccaagTGGCCAGAAAATGAACAAAGagaaattaatatattataatatatttgtCAGCCAGTAAACTTGTAAAATGCTGCAttccagacacagtttttaTCCCGTGAATTACCACTTCACGTTACAACTCACGACTTGGTAGTGTTCGAAGTAAAGTCATCACAAACCCTTCtggctagcgttagctaactagcggcTACTTATGGTTAAcattagctagcgttagctgatACTAGCGATTTCTAGTCTtcaacatattttgggcttcatttatgAAACATGACCTGTAGTAGTAAGTTTTTCACAGCGTATTcagggggcaggcagctagcagatcaaggagagatgcctacgatttgagacaaaaattaaattgcgctgaaaccatgcaggaactcatagtgcacctttcaTGAATGGTAACAAGGTGCCACATCATAACCCACACTTCTGTTTTACTATGCTGAAACATTCAGTTACACAACAGTTTCAGTTCTGTGTTCCTACATTCATGGAAGAATGAAATCATCTCAGGATCACTAGTGATCACTGATGCAGTTACAAGAAAGCTAATGCTACGATAttagatgaagaagaggaaagaaacaCCCTGTCATCTATAAATCTAAAATATCAATGCAACAGGCAATGGGGATTCTGTTTCAGATGTTGAGGCTGGGTTCAAAACCCTGACTGAGGAGAGCGAGGACCTGAAGAGGAAGCTGAATATCTCAGGTAAATATGATTGATTTTGGATCCAGAAGGGTGCTAGTCTGATGTAAAAAGTGATCATTTTACATGGGAAGTTCACAGTAAATATTATGATTGTCCTAAAGTTTCTTTTAAGTCAGAATCAATAAATCCCTGAAACCTAAAGCTTTTGAGCAATCATTTGATACAGCCAACATACAGATGTGTCATCGACACCACTTTGGCTTGTTGTTTCTTAGTTGGTCTTCAAAaagttaaactaaataaataaccacTACTCTGATTATGATGACAAAAATGATAACCTCTCCTCTCTAAATGACAGTTTCAGAGAGAGACGCTTTGAAGAGAACCAAGCTGGGTAAGTATGATGATCAAACTACTTTAACCATAGAGAGCCGAAGTCACGCCCTTCTACTTCCTGTCCATGGGACCTTAATTCAGGGAGAAATATGAATGGGAGTGAATGGGGAAATAATTTTTTGTTCCCCTTTaaattgagccatggattacaaatgtgatgtttgttcttttaaaagataatttttcaaCTGAGCAAAGTCTCAGATTATtgttaaactgtaaaaacacataaGTAGAAAGACTAGACACTTTAATGTCGCATGGACGACGTCTCGCTGGAGCTAAGATGTCTCTGGGTATGTAACGTTGTTAAAATGAGCAGAGGCTCTAACTTGTTCTTTTGCTTATCTGCTGAAAACACTTCTCTGGATAAAACTCATCAGGTTTTCTACAAAATAAACCCTAGACTGAAAGNNNNNNNNNNNNNNNNNNNNNNNNNNNNNNNNNNNNNNNNNNNNNNNNNNNNNNNNNNNNNNNNNNNNNNNNNNNNNNNNNNNNNNNNNNNNNNNNNNNNCTGAAAACACTTCTCTGGATAAAACTCATCAGGTTTTCTACAAAATAAACCCTAGACTGAAAGCCGAGCTCATTCATTGTTCACAAGAAACGTGATTTTAACCTCAACGTTATTCACTTTATAACGTCGGCCCTGGAGGTAACAAGTccaaaaacaaagcaatcagGAAAGATTAgcacattgaacattttaaatttaaaacagattATGAACGTGtgcttgttgccccgtgtggTTTGGATGAGCTCATCTATTGACTTTTCTGAAAGCCTTCCTacagttgcttaataaaagatttgcacacaaaaaaagtacaagtgtcattagtatgagaaaaaaaatgagattttaacTGCGCCGGACGCAGTCATACTAATGTGGGCCGGATGTATGCCCGCAGCGCCATCATGACACCGTGCAGTATCAATAttaaggtatttggtaaaaaatctAAGTCAAAaagtttccctctatcccacggtgaagacaagacatatttaaccaattaggtccacagacaaacataacattcaagtaaacaatataaaaagtaaaaataagaagacacatacaatgaggaaaataataGCAGcataaaatattgtgatatttgattttctccatatcctCCAGCTCTAGTTTTAGATGAAGAGGAACTAACAGATCATTTTAGATTATAAAGTGCAACAcagattaaatattaaactCTGTTTATAAATTTAGATTCCTTAATGAATAGTAACAAAGTACTACATCATAATCCACACTTCTTATTTCCAGCAGTCCCATTCAGCAGTTTCTGAGACTCTGTTATCTAAAGAGAACTTGTGCTACTCTAACATTTGTAGAGAATTCTGTTTCAGATGTTGAGGCTGGTTTCAAAACCCTGACTGAGGAGAGAGATGACCTGAAGAGGAAGCTGAATAACTTAGGTAAGTGTGATGATGAATTCAATAATCAAAGAAGAGGGCAAGTCCAATAATGGACAACTGCCTAGGATTATATTACATGTAAAGTTCCCAGTANNNNNNNNNNNNNNNNNNNNNNNNNNNNNNNNNNNNNNNNNNNNNNNNNNNNNNNNNNNNNNNNNNNNNNNNNNNNNNNNNNNNNNNNNNNNNNNNNNNNatgtgtatatgtgtatatgtatgtgtatatgtgtatatgtatgtatgtatgtatatgtatatgtcaaagtggtgtgtatgtatatatatgtatgcaaaACACTGATAtatgaaaatgtgattttatgaTCACTTCTGTGTTACGTTGATGTTTTACTGGGAAGAAGACGGACATACAACACGTAAATAGAGTTCCTGTTTGGAGTGAATGAGACACAAAATCCTCATCATGTTGCTGTCTGTTCCAAACTCCGATAACTCAACAGCACATTACAGAGTGGGCTTCTCGGTATCACCATGCAGTCAATGTCAAGAGATGTAGTCCGTCACAAACATCCTTCTGCATTTCTAATATGTCAACAATATTCCTTCCTGGTCCATTCTTCCACTACTAAGTTATAGCATAAGTCCAAAAGGAAGAAGACTACGAGCTACAGAATGAATGATGCtttatatttagatttagatgtaTAAAGTTTTGCTTACATATAATTCATAATTCTGGCCTCATGCAACATGTCATGATCActgtcacatttacatttgttgacTTTACAatcgtttttatttttccaccaAATAACTAATTGCCCTGTTGTTGTCCCaatgataataatgttgttCATTTGGgttctttctgttttcactAAGCTCAAGGAAGATGGGAGTATTTCAACGGTAGTTTCTACTACAAATCTACTATCACTAAAACCTGGCAAGAGAGTAGAGATGACTGTCTTCAAAAGGGTGCAGACCTGGTGATTATCAACAGCAAAGAAGaacatgtgcgtgtgtgtgtgtgtggaagaatACATGTTGATACAGACTGATACATTGAAATTAGTTCAATAGGTGTGTGAATGTTGTAAAGAttctattatattatttaaagtgTGATACTCTTTAAAAACAAGGATTTCCTAAGAAAATTGAAGAAGGTCATGTGGATTGGCCTGACTGACTCAGAGACAGAGGGGACGTGGAAATGGGTGGACGGGACTCCACTGAATGAAAGGTTCACACATTTTTTCCATTTGGTCCATTCAAACTAAATCACTATCTCTTTCTTCTTGGGTTGTGTTCTCTGATCAAATCTCTTTTTTCAGATACTGGGATTCCGGGGAGCCTAACGGAGAGAAGAGTGAAAACTGTGTGGAAATAAAGAAATTTGATTCAGAAAATAGCTGGAATGATGTAAGCTGTTCCACTTCAAAGAACTGGATCTGTGAAATGAAAGTCATTCCATAACTCTCCATCCAAACCCACCAGACAGAAAACTAACAACGATAAATGTATTGCTGATACAATTTAAATCTTCACAAAAGCAACCTGAATGTGCTCATGTAGACACATCATTTCCAAGTAAAAACAGCGTTTTAGGATTTGCCAGCTCGGTGTGTGATAATCTGGAGCCTGGTTCTTTGCTCTGCAGTAAAGGGACCTGTTAACATCTAGAAACAAATGTCCAACCAGTTCACTGCTCTggctgaaaaagaaagaagaaaaaactacatATGTAGTACATGCTTTGATATATTGCTCGCTGAATGAATGtatacatgtttgtgtgggggggggagatcaTAGCACAGACTGAATTTTAatcttgtatattttatttctacCATAATTACAGTGTTTCCAAGGTCTCaagactttacttttttttaactctgcgAACTTGATAAGTCTCATTTTGCTTCAAAACACTagtggtgtttttccattacattaatctttttagtttttccattatgaaaaaaaaggccCTGGTACCTgtcaaaaggtattttttttccataccCATCGAGGTTTCAAGCGAGAGGTAATTCCAAAagtaaaacctgcagactactgattggtcagagagaatcgtcactaatcactgcgtcatcgtTGCTAACGACAGACGGGGGTGTCTTGAACAAACtgccattttaaaatagtttggCCAGCGGAGTTTTTTTGcggcctccagcttcttttgaaactaaatttgtcttctggcaaacatcaccgagaatcaaaaacaacacaccttccacgttctgtgtgtgtgtgtgtgtgtgtagggtcaTGGCAGTTTCCTGTGCGGCAGGTATGACGACCAGCCATGCTCGCCTCTAAATCGGGGGCACCAAGGCCGAGTCCAGCAAGCAGAGCTGGTACTAACAGTCGGTAAGGTCCATAGTTCTTGCATAAAGGGCCCCAGCTTACATCCAGGACTTGTCAACCCCTAAACCCCAACCCACCCACTCCGCTCCGCCAACCCGCTTGCTGTACCCTCACAACGAGGGACAACTAATCACTCTGAAACGAAATCCCAACTGTTTGCAGTCCTGGCCCCCAAATGGTGGAATGAGCTCCCCATTGACATCAGGATGGCTTCCGACTACtcctttgataaaaaaataaaaaaaatgtaaggtttAATAACAGAAGGTTTCACTTTCATATGGCT contains:
- the LOC117948775 gene encoding CD209 antigen-like protein E isoform X1, whose amino-acid sequence is MITSPLIMTVSERDEFKRTNFDVEAGFKTLTEESEDLKRKLNISVSERDALKRTKLDVEAGFKTLTEERDDLKRKLNNLAQGRWEYFNGSFYYKSTITKTWQESRDDCLQKGADLVIINSKEEHDFLRKLKKVMWIGLTDSETEGTWKWVDGTPLNERYWDSGEPNGEKSENCVEIKKFDSENSWNDVSCSTSKNWICEMKVIP
- the LOC117948775 gene encoding CD209 antigen-like protein E isoform X2 — encoded protein: MITSPLIMTVSERDEFKRTNFDVEAGFKTLTEERDDLKRKLNNLAQGRWEYFNGSFYYKSTITKTWQESRDDCLQKGADLVIINSKEEHDFLRKLKKVMWIGLTDSETEGTWKWVDGTPLNERYWDSGEPNGEKSENCVEIKKFDSENSWNDVSCSTSKNWICEMKVIP